The following coding sequences lie in one Isoptericola variabilis 225 genomic window:
- the rpsE gene encoding 30S ribosomal protein S5, producing the protein MAAGQRTGAPQGANESKNDGRRSNRRDDRQGGRRGDAAAEKNAFVERVVTINRVAKVVKGGRRFSFTALVVVGDGDGTVGVGYGKAKEVPAAIAKGVEEAKKNFFRVPRIQGTIPHPVQGEEAAGVVFLRPASPGTGVIAGGPVRAVLECAGIHDVLSKSLGSSNSINIVHATVAALKGLEEPAAVAARRGLPLEDVAPAALLRAQAAGLADKAAEKAGEKVGA; encoded by the coding sequence ATGGCTGCAGGGCAGCGCACCGGCGCCCCTCAGGGCGCCAACGAGTCCAAGAACGACGGCCGCCGCTCCAACCGGCGCGACGACCGTCAGGGCGGCCGTCGCGGAGACGCGGCCGCCGAGAAGAACGCCTTCGTCGAGCGCGTGGTGACGATCAACCGCGTCGCCAAGGTCGTCAAGGGCGGTCGCCGCTTCAGCTTCACCGCGCTGGTCGTGGTGGGCGACGGCGACGGCACCGTCGGTGTCGGCTACGGCAAGGCCAAGGAGGTGCCCGCGGCGATCGCCAAGGGTGTCGAGGAGGCGAAGAAGAACTTCTTCCGCGTCCCGCGCATCCAGGGCACCATCCCGCACCCGGTCCAGGGTGAGGAGGCCGCCGGCGTCGTGTTCCTGCGTCCGGCCTCGCCGGGTACCGGTGTGATCGCCGGTGGTCCGGTGCGCGCCGTGCTGGAGTGCGCCGGCATCCACGACGTGCTCAGCAAGTCGCTCGGCTCGTCGAACTCGATCAACATCGTGCACGCGACCGTCGCGGCCCTCAAGGGCCTCGAGGAGCCGGCCGCCGTGGCCGCGCGCCGCGGTCTGCCGCTCGAGGACGTGGCCCCGGCCGCGCTCCTGCGCGCGCAGGCTGCCGGCCTCGCCGACAAGGCGGCCGAGAAGGCCGGCGAGAAGGTGGGTGCGTGA
- the rplR gene encoding 50S ribosomal protein L18, translated as MALKVLGKGKAVARQRRHLRLRKKIKGTAERPRLVVTRSSRHMVAQVVDDTVGKTVASASTLEADLRAFDGDKTAKARRVGELVAERAKAAGVESVVFDRGGNKYHGRVAAVADGAREGGLAL; from the coding sequence ATGGCTCTCAAGGTTCTGGGCAAGGGCAAGGCCGTCGCTCGTCAGCGCCGCCACCTTCGCCTGCGCAAGAAGATCAAGGGCACCGCGGAGCGTCCTCGCCTCGTCGTGACCCGTTCCTCGCGCCACATGGTGGCGCAGGTCGTGGACGACACGGTCGGCAAGACCGTCGCCTCCGCCTCGACCCTCGAGGCCGACCTGCGTGCGTTCGACGGCGACAAGACCGCCAAGGCCCGCCGGGTCGGCGAGCTGGTCGCGGAGCGTGCCAAGGCGGCCGGCGTCGAGTCCGTGGTCTTCGACCGCGGCGGCAACAAGTACCACGGTCGGGTGGCTGCGGTCGCCGACGGCGCCCGCGAAGGCGGTCTGGCGCTGTGA
- the rplF gene encoding 50S ribosomal protein L6 → MSRIGKLPVPVPAGVDVTISGALVTIKGPKGTLEHTVPAPITVAQEDGTLVVRRPDDERSSRALHGLTRTLLANIITGVTEGYEKKLEIVGTGYRVTAKGSDLEFALGFSHPVTVTPPQGIAFTVESPTKFSVTGIDKQQVGEVAANIRKIRKPEPYKGKGVRYAGEVVRRKVGKAGK, encoded by the coding sequence ATGTCTCGAATCGGCAAGCTCCCCGTTCCGGTCCCGGCCGGCGTGGACGTCACCATCAGCGGTGCGCTCGTGACGATCAAGGGCCCCAAGGGGACCCTCGAGCACACGGTGCCCGCCCCCATCACGGTCGCGCAGGAGGACGGCACCCTCGTGGTCCGCCGTCCCGACGACGAGCGCTCGTCCCGTGCGCTGCACGGCCTGACCCGTACCCTCCTGGCCAACATCATCACCGGTGTGACCGAGGGCTACGAGAAGAAGCTGGAGATCGTCGGCACCGGTTACCGCGTGACGGCCAAGGGCAGCGACCTCGAGTTCGCCCTCGGCTTCTCGCACCCGGTCACGGTCACCCCGCCGCAGGGCATCGCCTTCACCGTCGAGAGCCCGACGAAGTTCTCGGTGACCGGCATCGACAAGCAGCAGGTCGGCGAGGTCGCAGCGAACATCCGCAAGATCCGCAAGCCCGAGCCCTACAAGGGCAAGGGTGTGCGCTACGCCGGCGAGGTCGTCCGCCGCAAGGTCGGAAAGGCTGGTAAGTGA
- the rpmD gene encoding 50S ribosomal protein L30 — MARLKVTQVKSAIGGKQNQRDTLRTLGLKRIGDTAVKEDRPEIRGMVATVAHLVTVEEVE; from the coding sequence ATGGCTCGACTGAAGGTCACCCAGGTCAAGTCCGCCATCGGCGGCAAGCAGAACCAGCGCGACACGCTGCGGACCCTCGGCCTCAAGCGGATCGGCGACACCGCCGTGAAGGAGGACCGCCCGGAGATCCGCGGCATGGTCGCCACGGTGGCGCACCTCGTCACCGTCGAGGAGGTCGAGTAA
- the secY gene encoding preprotein translocase subunit SecY → MLSAFGRAFRTPDLRRKLLFTIAIMAIFRVGSFIPTPGVDYGNVQQCVAGMADSTSLLGLINVFSGGALLQLSIFALGIMPYITASIITQLLRVVIPRFEALHKEGQSGQAKLTQYTRYLTIGLAILQSTTIITTARSGLLFPGCAVDVIADDSFMTALLMVITMTAGTGLVMWLGELITERGVGNGMSLLIFTSIAASFPTALWSIAGGANGVFNFVVMLLVIVLVIGLVVFVEQSQRRIPVQYAKRMVGRRMYGGSSTYIPIKINMSGVIPVIFAASILAIPGLIAQFGDQTAGWVLWISQNLALQDQPLYIALYVLMIVFFAFFYTSITFNPDEVADNMKKYGGFIPGIRAGRPTAEYLDYVITRITSAGSLYLALVALIPTLVLVMLGVTLQIPFGGTSILIIVGVGLEFVKQVNAQLEQRHYEGFLR, encoded by the coding sequence GTGCTCAGCGCATTCGGCCGGGCTTTCCGGACACCGGACCTGCGGCGCAAGCTGCTGTTCACGATCGCGATCATGGCGATCTTCCGCGTGGGGTCGTTCATCCCGACCCCCGGCGTGGACTACGGCAACGTCCAGCAGTGCGTCGCCGGCATGGCGGACAGCACGTCGCTGCTCGGTCTCATCAACGTCTTCAGCGGCGGCGCGCTGCTGCAGCTGTCGATCTTCGCGCTGGGCATCATGCCCTACATCACCGCGAGCATCATCACGCAGCTCCTGCGCGTCGTGATCCCGCGGTTCGAGGCCCTGCACAAGGAGGGCCAGTCGGGTCAGGCGAAGCTGACGCAGTACACGCGCTACCTGACGATCGGTCTCGCGATCCTGCAGTCGACGACGATCATCACGACCGCGCGCTCCGGCCTGCTCTTCCCGGGCTGCGCCGTCGACGTCATCGCGGACGACTCGTTCATGACCGCGCTCCTCATGGTCATCACTATGACGGCGGGCACGGGCCTCGTCATGTGGCTCGGCGAGCTCATCACCGAGCGCGGCGTCGGCAACGGCATGTCGCTCCTCATCTTCACGTCGATCGCCGCGAGCTTCCCGACGGCCCTCTGGTCGATCGCGGGCGGCGCGAACGGCGTCTTCAACTTCGTCGTCATGCTGCTCGTCATCGTCCTGGTCATCGGCCTGGTCGTCTTCGTCGAGCAGTCGCAGCGCCGCATCCCCGTGCAGTACGCCAAGCGCATGGTCGGACGCCGGATGTACGGCGGCAGCAGCACCTACATCCCGATCAAGATCAACATGTCGGGCGTCATCCCGGTCATCTTCGCCGCGTCGATCCTCGCGATCCCGGGCCTCATCGCCCAGTTCGGCGACCAGACGGCCGGCTGGGTCCTGTGGATCTCGCAGAACCTGGCGCTCCAGGACCAGCCGCTGTACATCGCGCTGTACGTCCTGATGATCGTCTTCTTCGCCTTCTTCTACACGTCGATCACGTTCAACCCGGACGAGGTCGCGGACAACATGAAGAAGTACGGGGGCTTCATCCCCGGCATCCGCGCCGGGCGCCCGACGGCCGAGTACCTCGACTACGTGATCACGCGCATCACGTCCGCCGGCTCGCTGTACCTGGCGCTCGTCGCGCTCATCCCGACGCTCGTCCTGGTGATGCTCGGCGTGACGCTGCAGATCCCGTTCGGCGGGACGTCGATCCTCATCATCGTCGGCGTGGGCCTGGAGTTCGTGAAGCAGGTCAACGCCCAGCTCGAACAACGTCACTACGAAGGGTTCCTCCGTTGA
- the infA gene encoding translation initiation factor IF-1, whose protein sequence is MAKKDGVIEIEGSVIEALPNAMFRVELANGHKVLAHISGKMRQHYIRILPEDRVVVELSPYDLSRGRIVYRYK, encoded by the coding sequence ATGGCAAAGAAGGACGGTGTCATCGAGATCGAGGGCAGCGTGATCGAGGCTCTCCCGAACGCGATGTTCCGCGTCGAGCTGGCCAACGGTCACAAGGTCCTCGCGCACATCTCGGGCAAGATGCGGCAGCACTACATCCGGATCCTCCCCGAGGACCGGGTCGTGGTGGAGCTGAGCCCGTACGACCTGTCCCGTGGCCGGATCGTCTACCGCTACAAGTAG
- the rplO gene encoding 50S ribosomal protein L15 — protein MVDNAEQNDQKAAQPLKVHHLRPAPGAKTSKTRVGRGEASKGKTAGRGTKGTKARNTVSQGFEGGQMPLHMRLPKLRGFKNPFRVEYQVVNLDKLAALYPKGGSVTVEDLVAKGAVRKGQPVKVLGTGEIDVKLDIAVDAVSGSAKEKILAAGGSVSED, from the coding sequence ATGGTCGACAACGCCGAGCAGAACGACCAGAAGGCGGCGCAGCCGCTGAAGGTCCACCACCTGCGTCCGGCTCCCGGCGCCAAGACCTCCAAGACCCGCGTGGGTCGCGGTGAGGCGTCGAAGGGCAAGACCGCGGGCCGCGGTACCAAGGGTACGAAGGCTCGCAACACGGTCTCGCAGGGCTTCGAGGGTGGGCAGATGCCGCTGCACATGCGGCTGCCCAAGCTTCGCGGCTTCAAGAACCCGTTCCGCGTCGAGTACCAGGTCGTTAACCTGGACAAGCTCGCCGCGCTGTACCCGAAGGGTGGCTCCGTCACCGTCGAGGACCTCGTCGCCAAGGGCGCGGTCCGCAAGGGTCAGCCGGTGAAGGTGCTCGGCACGGGCGAGATCGACGTCAAGCTGGACATCGCGGTCGACGCGGTCTCCGGCTCCGCCAAGGAGAAGATCCTGGCGGCCGGCGGCTCGGTCTCGGAGGACTGA
- the rpsH gene encoding 30S ribosomal protein S8 — protein MTMTDPIADMLTRLRNANSAHHETVTMPYSKLKSHIAEILQAEGYIAGWSVEDAKVGKNLTLTLKYGPSRERALTGVRRISKPGLRVYAKSTNLPKVLGGLGVAILSTSSGLLTDKQAQAKGVGGEVLAYVW, from the coding sequence ATGACGATGACCGACCCGATCGCAGACATGCTGACGCGTCTGCGCAACGCGAACTCGGCGCACCACGAGACGGTGACCATGCCGTACTCGAAGCTGAAGTCGCACATCGCGGAGATCCTGCAGGCCGAGGGCTACATCGCCGGCTGGAGCGTCGAGGACGCGAAGGTGGGCAAGAACCTCACCCTGACGCTCAAGTACGGCCCGAGCCGCGAGCGCGCCCTGACCGGCGTGCGCCGCATCTCGAAGCCCGGCCTGCGCGTGTACGCGAAGTCCACCAACCTGCCCAAGGTCCTGGGCGGCCTCGGCGTGGCGATCCTGTCCACGTCCTCCGGCCTCCTGACCGACAAGCAGGCCCAGGCCAAGGGCGTCGGCGGGGAAGTCCTCGCCTACGTCTGGTAA
- the rpmJ gene encoding 50S ribosomal protein L36: MKVKPSVKKICDKCKVIRRHGRVMVICENLRHKQRQG, encoded by the coding sequence ATGAAGGTCAAGCCGAGCGTCAAGAAGATCTGCGACAAGTGCAAGGTGATCCGTCGGCACGGTCGCGTCATGGTGATCTGCGAGAACCTGCGCCACAAGCAGCGCCAGGGCTGA
- the map gene encoding type I methionyl aminopeptidase produces the protein MFSRERIEYKSRDQVRVMRRAGLVVADALDAVRAAARPGATTADLDAVAAAVIADAGASPSFLGYHGFPATICTSVNEEVVHGIPGPRVLAVGDVVSVDCGAIVDGWHGDSAVSFVLGPDGPLAPDAEAPDPHDAALVRATEAAMWAGIAALASARRLNEVGAAVEAAVELAAESAGLELGIVEEYVGHGIGTAMHQPPDVVNYRVSDRGPKVRPGMCLAIEPMVSRGGAATRVLADDWTVVTQDGSRAAHWEHTVAVLEDGVVVLTARDGGAERLAALGVDVVAL, from the coding sequence GTGTTCTCGCGCGAGCGCATCGAGTACAAGAGCCGCGACCAGGTCCGCGTCATGCGACGCGCGGGCCTGGTCGTGGCCGACGCGCTCGACGCCGTCCGGGCGGCCGCGCGGCCCGGCGCGACGACGGCCGACCTCGACGCGGTCGCGGCGGCGGTCATCGCCGACGCGGGCGCGTCGCCGTCGTTCCTCGGCTACCACGGCTTCCCCGCGACGATCTGCACCTCGGTCAACGAGGAGGTCGTGCACGGCATCCCCGGCCCGCGCGTGCTCGCCGTCGGCGACGTCGTGTCCGTGGACTGCGGCGCGATCGTCGACGGGTGGCACGGCGACTCGGCCGTGAGCTTCGTGCTCGGCCCCGACGGCCCCCTGGCGCCCGACGCCGAGGCGCCCGACCCGCACGACGCCGCGCTGGTGCGCGCGACCGAGGCGGCCATGTGGGCCGGCATCGCCGCGCTCGCGTCCGCGCGCCGGCTCAACGAGGTCGGGGCGGCGGTCGAGGCCGCCGTCGAGCTGGCCGCGGAGTCGGCCGGGCTCGAGCTCGGCATCGTCGAGGAGTACGTCGGCCACGGCATCGGCACCGCGATGCACCAGCCGCCCGACGTCGTGAACTACCGCGTGTCCGACCGCGGGCCGAAGGTCCGTCCCGGGATGTGCCTGGCGATCGAGCCCATGGTGAGCAGGGGAGGGGCCGCGACCCGCGTGCTCGCGGACGACTGGACGGTCGTCACGCAGGACGGCTCGCGGGCCGCCCACTGGGAGCACACGGTCGCGGTGCTCGAGGACGGCGTCGTCGTGCTCACCGCGCGCGACGGCGGTGCCGAGCGGCTCGCCGCGCTCGGCGTCGACGTCGTCGCCCTCTGA
- a CDS encoding adenylate kinase — protein sequence MGPQGAGKGTQAARLAELFGIPAISTGDIFRANIKEGTELGRQAQEYSAKGELVPDEITDAMVRDRLSADDVKSGFLLDGYPRNAHQVEALDQILADMGWELDGVIELTADRDELLARIAKRAEVEGREDDTPEAIARRLDIYDEQTAPLTAAYAERGLLARVDGIGEIDEVTDRIVEALATQLG from the coding sequence ATGGGCCCGCAGGGCGCCGGCAAGGGCACGCAGGCGGCACGCCTGGCCGAGCTCTTCGGCATCCCCGCCATCTCCACGGGCGACATCTTCCGCGCCAACATCAAGGAGGGCACCGAGCTCGGGCGCCAGGCGCAGGAGTACTCGGCCAAGGGCGAGCTCGTGCCGGACGAGATCACGGACGCGATGGTCCGCGACCGGCTGTCGGCCGACGACGTCAAGAGCGGGTTCCTGCTCGACGGCTACCCGCGCAACGCGCACCAGGTGGAGGCGCTCGACCAGATCCTGGCCGACATGGGCTGGGAGCTGGACGGCGTCATCGAGCTCACCGCCGACCGCGACGAGCTCCTCGCCCGGATCGCCAAGCGCGCCGAGGTCGAGGGCCGCGAGGACGACACCCCCGAGGCGATCGCGCGTCGTCTTGACATCTACGACGAGCAGACGGCGCCCCTGACCGCGGCGTACGCGGAGCGCGGCCTGCTCGCGCGCGTCGACGGCATCGGCGAGATCGACGAGGTCACCGACCGCATCGTCGAGGCGCTCGCCACGCAGCTGGGCTGA